One Natronomonas gomsonensis genomic window, CGAGAAGCCCGGCTTACTCATCCGAATCGAACAGCCGCGCCAAAACGCGCGTTCGGCGACCGTTCTCTCGCGGATTCAATCTTCGGGCACGGCCTGGGTCGATTGAGTTGTCGCCGGTGCCGGTGGTTCGTGCGTTCCGAAGTCGGGGTGTGTCTCTTCCATCCAGACATACACGACGGCTCCGGAGATGAACATCAGGGCCGCAGTCATGTAGAACGCGGCTTCGGCGTTCACGAACTCCATCGAGAGGCCGATGAGGATAGCCCCGACCGCATAGCCGGAGTCGCGCCACATGCGGTAGACGCCCATCCCGGCCGACCGCCAACTCGGATGGGCTGCATCGCTCGGGACCGTCATCAGGTTCGGATACAGCAACGCCATCCCGAGCCCCGAGACGGCGGCCAGGACGGCCCACAGGAGGTACCCCTCGACGAGTACCATCCCAAGCACGCCGCCGCCGGCCAGGAACATCCCGGCGATAACCGGTGGGCGCCGGCCGATTCGGTCCGCGAGTCCGCCCGTGGCTATCTGGAGGAAGTACATCGCGCTGTGGACGCCGACGACGACGCCGACGGCCGCGATGCCCAATCCCTCGCCCACCAGATACAGGGGAACGGCAATCCAGAACAGCGTGTCCACGAAGTTCTCGATGTGGCCGGCCTGTGCAGCAGCGAATAGCGTCCTATCGCCGTAGGTCGCTCGCTTCACCACGTCTTTGAACGGGAGGTTCGCGTCGTGGTGGTCGTCGTCACCTTCGGCCTGTGCGTACTGGACCGTCTCCTTGATAAGGAAGATGGAAATCAGGAACGCCAGCACGACGACGACGGCGAGGAAGTAGAACGGCTCCGGCCGGAGGCTCCACTGGCTCGCGATGAGGCCCGTAACCCAGGCACCGACGGCGACGCCGGTGTATCCGAACGACTCGTCGATGCCGACTGCGAGACCGCGCTGGTCGGGGCCTGCAAGGTCGATTTTCGCGTTGATTGCCATACTCCAGGTCAGCGCCTGATTGATACCCAGCAGGATGTTCCCGACGGTAATCCAGCCCCAACTGGGGGCGAAGATGAGGATAACCGGCAGGGGGAGTGCCGTCGCCCACCCGGCGACGAGTACGGGCTTGCGGCCGTAGGACTCACCCCACTTTCCGGCATACAGATTGAGAATCGATTTTACGATTCCGAACGAGACGACGAACGACCCGATGACGAGGAACGACTCGACGCCGAGTACGTCCTCCCCCAAGACAGGGACGACGGTGCGTTCGGACCCGATGGTCAACCCGGTCGCGAACACCAACAGGACGTGCAGCGAGAACTGCCCGAGGTGTTCGCGGATTCCCTGTTTGAGTTCGGTTGTCGTACTCATCGATTACTCGGCGGCGCAGTTGTTCGGCCCCAGTTCCAGTTCGGCCAGTTCGTTTTCGGGGACCGATTCCTGTCCCACGTTCGTCCGCTTGACGCGCTCGAAGTTCGGGGGATGGTCCGGGATGTCCGAGGCGAGTTCCCTGACGAACTCCTCGCGGTCGCGGCCGAGGTCCTCGTTTCGGTCTCTGACTTCCGCGAGAGTCGCGGTCACCGGCGGTTCGGGAGAACCGGGGTCGTGTGCCGGTAAGACGAGTGCGTCATCCGGCCGGTCGAGTAACCGCTGGAGGCTCTCGTAGAGCGTCGCCGCGTTGCCCTCTACGTCGGAGTCCTCGATGCCGGCTTCGACGCCGAGTTCGACGCGGCCGACGCTGTCGTGGAACAGCGTATCGCCCGTGAGCAGCGCCGCACCCTCGACGTCGAAGGAGACGCTTCCCTCGCTGTGTCCCGGCGTGTGGATGACTTCGACGTCGAGGTGGCCGACGGTAACGCGTTGGCCGTCTTCGAGTGGCGTCGCGTCGAGAGCGAGAGCGTCCTCCGAGTGGAGGTAGTAGGGCACGCCGTGTCGGTCGGCGAGTTCCGACGCGCCGGAGACGTGGTCGGCGTGGGCGTGCGTATCGAAGACGCCGACGAGGTCCGCGTCGTACGCTTCGAGAATCCCGTCGTACTCCTCGAAGTAGTGTGAGGGGTCGAAGACGGCGGCCTCACCGTCCGAAATGAGGACGTGGGAGAGACAGCCCTTCCCGGCCCGTGCAACTTGAACGAGCGTGCCGTCGATATCGGCCGGGACGGTCGCGTGTCGGTGGACGCGGCTCCAGCCGTTCATCCCGTCGGTGAGCGTCTTCGCGTCGTACCCCATCTCCTCGAGAACTTGGGTTGCGGTGTCGGCGACGATGCCCGCACCGCAGACGGTCACCACCTCCTTGCCCTCCGGGAGGTCTTCGAGGACATCCGCTGCAGCGTCGGGGTCGTCGGTCAATTCGTCGTACACGTCGACGTTGACGCTGTCCGGCACGTGCCACTCCTCGTACTCCGCTTCGTGGCGAATGTCGAGGACGAGCAAGTCGTCGTCATCTGCCTGTAACCGTTCTCCGAGTTCTTCGGGGGAAATCTCCGCCATCAGTGTTCTGTCTTATGAGGGGTATCTGAATATAGTGACTGCCGGACATGACCGGCACCGATAATATCCTCCAACTCTAACGTGTCGACATGAGTCTGTACGAGGCCTCCTTTCGGGTCAAACACGAATGTCCGTATCGAGAGATATCGGAGCGCTACCCGGACCTCACGATTCGCGAGTGGTACCTGAATGACTGCCAGGTCATCGAAATCACGGCCCCGGGTTCGCCGACCGAGGACCTCCTTGAGGAAATCGACGAACTGGGGACGGTGCTCCACGAATCGGTCGACGAATCCGGGCTCCACGTCGTCACCCAGTCCTGTCTCTGTTCGCTGGAGGACTCCATCATCGAGCGGTTCGAGGCGTACAACTGCCTGTATCAGCCGCCGACGATTCACCGCCAGGGATGGGAGCACTACACGGTCATCGCGTTCGACGAGAGCGACGCTCGAAACCTCGTTCAGGACCTAGAGTCCGACCGGGACATCGAAGTCCTCTCGAAGACCGCGATTACCGAACAGCGGATTCCTCACAGTATGCTCGCACCGGTCGGCCAGTTGTTCGAGGGGGTCACCGAACGACAGATGGCGGCACTTCGGTTGGCACTCGAAAGCGGCTACTACGAACAGCCTCGAAAGACGTCGCTCCGGGAGTTGGCGGACCGAACCAGCGTCGCCCGTTCGACGTACGAGGAACACCTCCGGAAGGCGGAGAACAAACTGCTCACGAACGCGGGGCAGTTCCTGCGATTGGTCACCGCGACCTCGACGGGGGACCCGTTAGACGTAGAGGGGCGCAGACGGAACGAACAGCCCGCCGACTGACTGACCGGTGGAATCGGCCGTAACGGTCATCCCCGAAGGGGGCGAACGTGAGCCACGAATGACCGACTCTGCCCCGTCGCTCGACAGGCGAACGGTACTGGAAGCGCTAGCCGGCGCCGGGGCGATGTCGATAGCCGGCTGTTCGGCCCTCGAACCCGAACCCGACGACCCGACGACTACGATAGACGACGAGACGGCCCGACAGTTGGCCGCCCAGTACGCGCCGACCCTGTACTTCGACACCTACGAGAAGTGGTTCCCGACGGACCCTCGTTCCTACGAGGTCGAACGCGATGGAAAAACCGTCGTCGACGGCTTCGAATCCCTCGACGGCTACACCCGGCAGTTCAAGGGATCCGAGACGCCACCGAATCCGACGGTGTTCTTCAACGTCGTCCAGTATGAGGACTCCCCGCTTGCGGTCGTCCAGTACTGGCAGTACGGCGCCTTCGACCAGTTCACGACGAACTTCCACTGGCACGACTGGGAGGTGTTGCATGTCTTCGTCGACACGGAGACCGACACCCCGCAACTGTACGTCGCCAGTTCTCACTCCCGGTCGGTGCCGAACAACGAGTTTCTCGACCCCGCCCGGGAGATGGTCCCTCGGGTGCTCTCGGAGTTGGGGTCACACTCCAGTGCGCTGTCGGTCAACGACGTTCCCGACCGATTCCAGCGGTTTCCCATCGGCGACACCTTCGCCGATATCACAAACAGCGCAATCGAGAGCATCAAAGATTTAGAGGAGATACCGGTCGCCTACGGTTTGCCCCGCGACGAGGGGTCGGCGCTGCCGTATCTCGTCCCGGAACTCGACGGTGAGCCGATTTACGAACACGAGCGGCTCCCGTCGGTCGAACGGTCGGATTTAATCGACGAGTCGCTGACGATTCGGTCGCTGGACGCGCTGACTTCGCCCCCCGACGAACTACCGGAACGCGGGACGGGATTGATTTTCGAACACGTCGACAGGGAGACAGGCGATGCCGATGTCGAGTACGAACTCGTCCCGTCGAGGGAACTCGAACACATCGAGGCGTTCACCGGGCCGCAGTTGAGTTTCGAGTTCGACGTTCCGCAGTTCGCCGAGGACGCCGTCGCCGGCCATATCACAACGACGGGTCTGCCGTGGGAACAGCCCCGATATGACAACCCTGCGACCGACATCACTGAACCAAACCACAGGGGGGCACTGGCCGACCGCTACGACGCCATCGGCGAGGCGGCGCCGATTCACACCGTCGTCGCGCAGGTCACCGAAGCCGTCTCCGACGAGGAAGCGCCGGACGGCGAGGGAGTGACGACCGAGCAGTCCTCGACTGAGGCGTTCGCGTTGGTCGAAAGCGACCCCGTGGCCGTTCCGACCTTCGGCGGATACGTCGTGGCACAGGGCGTCTCGGCCGGCGACCATCGCCTGACGCTCAACGGCGCGGGCCTTACTCCCCACAGCGAGGCGGTGTCGGTGAGCGAGGAGGACGGCGCGACAGTGGCCGGCGTCGATGGCGAGATTCCGCTCGTCGCCCGCGAGAACGCGACGAAACTCGAAATCGATGCCGAGGGAACCGACTCCGACCTCACAGGCGTCGCCGTCGAGGACGACTTCGGCGGGCGGTTGTACGACGCTCCAGTTTCGGGCCGCGACGCGGTGTACGTTCACCGTGGCGGCGCCTACACGACGGAGGTCCGCGACAGCGACGACGCCATCGGGGCGTTCCGCGTCAATCCCGGTTCGGAGTCGTCGGTCCGAATCGACCGCCCGCGAACCGGGAAGGCGTCGCTCGCGATGTTCCTCGCGACCATCTCCGAGGAGACTTCCGAGGAACTGTCGGGACTCACGGATGACGACGATGTCGATATCGGTGGCGGGTCGGCCAACGCCATCGGCGGGCTGTCACGAGCGCTGTCGGCTGTCGGCGGGGCCGCACGCAAGGCCGCCGAACAGGCCGACGCGGGGAACCGAAACGCCGCCGACCGGAACCTCGAGAGCGTCATTTCGCTGCTCGAACAGGTCGAGACCCGGTTGGAGGACGCACGTGGGTCGCTCCCCGACGACATCGCACGCGCTGTCGAACTGCGACTGGCGCAGGCCCGCCGTCGCTCCGAGCAGGCGAAAGCAGAAGAGAAACTCTGAACGCGACCGGGCTACATGTACATCCGGTCTTCCGGACGCATCTCCTCGCGTTGGGACTCCAGTCGGGCGGCGAGTTCCTCGTACTGCTTCGACAGCGTCTCGGCGAACCCGATTGAGGGGATTGGTATCGATGTCGGAGCCGTCCACCGAGTCCACTCAGGGCGGAACGCTTTTTCGGGCGCCCGGTGACTGCCGGATATGGACGTGACGACGGTGGTGTTGCAGACCGGTGGAGTGACTCCAACCCCGACGCCGACGATTCAGACGTCCGAGGGGCCGCTTCCCCGTCCACCGTGGCTTCCCGAGGCGATCCCGTCTTTCGCCTTTCGGTTGTTCATCGCAGTCGCGATTCTCGTCGTCGCCTACTACCTCTCGAAACTCGTCCGACAGGCGCTCGGACGGCGTATCGCACGGCGGTTCAAACGGCCGTCGGTCACCCGGACGGTGCTCAGGGGGGTGCAGGTCGGAATCATGCTGTTGGCACTGTTTACGTCCCTGGGAATCTTCGGCCTTGGATTCGGGAACCTCGCACTCTCCGTCGGTGTGTTCTCCGCAGTCGTCGGTGTCATCCTCGCGCCCATCATCGGAAACCTCCTCAGCGGCATCTTCATTCTGAACGAACAGCCCTACGAAATCGGCGACATGATAGAGTTGGCGGACACCGACACCAAGGGGTTCGTCGAGGACATCACGCTGTCGTACACGAAGATGTTCACGCTCGACAACACGTTCATCGTGTTGCCGAACGGGGCGATGCGGGACCGCGACGTGGTGAACTACTCCGCCGAGGACACTCGAATTCGGATGACGCTGGACGTTGGCGTCACCTACGAAAGCGACATCCCGACGGCCAGACAGCAGATGGAGGCCGCCGCTCGGTCTGTCGAGGGCGTCATCAAGGGTGGGCCAGACATCCGCGTCGGGAGCGCGCGCTATCCGGCGTCGCCGACCTGTTACATCCGGGAGTTCGGCGACAGCGAGGTCGCATTGCGACTCCGCTACTGGGCCAAGGAGCCATACAAGCAAACGGCGGTTCGCTCGAAGGTCCTGACGAACGTCTGGACGCGCTTCGAGGAACACGACATCGAAATCCCCTACCCGCACTCCCATCTGGTGTTCGACGACACCAGCGGCGAGATGCAGGTCGCGACCCGCGAGATGGAGAGCGAGGCCCCGTCCAGCCCAGGGGGGGCGACGCGTCGGGAGGCCGACGTGGAGGCACAGGACGCCGTCGTGGACCGCGAAAACGAGTCGGACGAGGACGCTACAGACTCGCAGTGATGACCTGACAGTCGAGTTCCCGACGGAGGAACGACTCGATGTCCGGGTCGTCGACCAATCGGCGGAGCATTCGCCGCCAGCGGCTGGCCTGCTTGCGGCCGATGACGACGTAGTCGGCGCCCTCGGCTGCCACTTCGTCGAGGATGGTGTCTTCGACCATGAACCCCGACCGGACGACGTATCGCGCGCGGTCGATGCGGCCACACTCGCGTTCGGCTGCCGCTTTGAGTTCGGTTCGGGTGACTCGCTTGTCGTTCTGATAGAGGTTCACGTGGAGGACGGTGAGTTCGGCGTCGTGTTCGTCGGCGACTTCGATGGCGCGCCGAAGGGTCGCCAGCGAGTGCTCCGAGAGCGGATAGCGGACCGGGACGACGACCAGCGTCATTACCGGGGAAAGCGGACCGCGGTGCCTCAACCTTCCGGTTGTGCGCGAGGCTCAGAGGCCAGTCCGAACGATTCGCCCCTCCAGTTGCGGGGCCACGCCGACCTCGCGGGCGTATTCAGCGAGGATGTCGTACTGGATGTCGAGTGTTGCGATTCGTTTGGCGTCGGTCAGCGTCGGGAACTCGGCGTCGGTGTGCAGGAGGAACTCCGTCGTCGCAAGCGCGTATCGCGCGGCGTGGTCGATAGCCTCGCCGCCGACCTGTGCCTCGATGAGTTCGTCGTCGTTGTAGTCGTAGACGAGCCGTGCACCGGAGACGTGGGCGTGCCACCAGTCGGACTCACCGAACCCGGGGGTGTCGGCGGCTTCTCGGAACGTGTCCAGCAGTTCCGACCCGGAGCACTCGAGGACGGCCACCGGCTCCTCGAAGGGAACGAGGCTCACGAGGTCGGCGACGGTCACCTCGTCGGCCAGCGCCGGTCCGGTTCGGATGCCGCCGCTGTTCTGGAGGCCGACGACGGTCTCGGAGTCGTCGAGTTCCCGTTCGGCGGCCCAGCGGTAGGCGTCGGCGACGAAGTTGCCCACGCGGCTCTCGCCACGAAACGCCTCCCGCTCGGTTCGCCGAATCGGCTCGTCGACGCACGCGACGACGGTGTCGAGCCCTGCCTCGTCGAGTCGTTGGCGGTAACGGGCCGTGAGTTCCTCGTCGAGTGGTGCGTCGGCGACGACGTGACGGGTCACTTCGAGTGTCGGCAGCTCGACTTCGAGGAGGACTTCGCCGCCGGTTCCGGGCCGTGTCAACAGCGTTCCGGCGACGCGCTCGACGCGTTCGCTGTGGACGTGGCCGCCCAAGATGACGTCGACCTCGCAGGCGGCGGCGAGGCGCTCGTCGCCGCGGCCGAGATGCGAGCAGACGACGACGTACTCTGCACCGTCTGCTCGCAGTTCTCGGGTCGCCTCCCGGGTCGCGACGACGGGGTCGGTGAACGTCAGTTGGGTCGCTTCGGGATTGGCCGAGGGCGTCGTCGGGTCCGTGACTCCGAGGAAGCCAACGCGGACGCCGTCGACCTCTCGAATGGTGGCGGCTTCGACGCCGGCGAAGCGCTCACTGTCGTCGTAAACGTTCGCGCTGAGCCACTGCTGGGGGGACCGCTCGACGAGTTCGGCC contains:
- a CDS encoding MFS transporter, translated to MSTTTELKQGIREHLGQFSLHVLLVFATGLTIGSERTVVPVLGEDVLGVESFLVIGSFVVSFGIVKSILNLYAGKWGESYGRKPVLVAGWATALPLPVILIFAPSWGWITVGNILLGINQALTWSMAINAKIDLAGPDQRGLAVGIDESFGYTGVAVGAWVTGLIASQWSLRPEPFYFLAVVVVLAFLISIFLIKETVQYAQAEGDDDHHDANLPFKDVVKRATYGDRTLFAAAQAGHIENFVDTLFWIAVPLYLVGEGLGIAAVGVVVGVHSAMYFLQIATGGLADRIGRRPPVIAGMFLAGGGVLGMVLVEGYLLWAVLAAVSGLGMALLYPNLMTVPSDAAHPSWRSAGMGVYRMWRDSGYAVGAILIGLSMEFVNAEAAFYMTAALMFISGAVVYVWMEETHPDFGTHEPPAPATTQSTQAVPED
- a CDS encoding helix-turn-helix domain-containing protein, producing the protein MSLYEASFRVKHECPYREISERYPDLTIREWYLNDCQVIEITAPGSPTEDLLEEIDELGTVLHESVDESGLHVVTQSCLCSLEDSIIERFEAYNCLYQPPTIHRQGWEHYTVIAFDESDARNLVQDLESDRDIEVLSKTAITEQRIPHSMLAPVGQLFEGVTERQMAALRLALESGYYEQPRKTSLRELADRTSVARSTYEEHLRKAENKLLTNAGQFLRLVTATSTGDPLDVEGRRRNEQPAD
- a CDS encoding bifunctional metallophosphatase/5'-nucleotidase — encoded protein: MRLLHYSDIENAHDDPEVVGRLAGLVDALRDDDTLVCGTGDNIAPGVLPLVTRGEIALEFFEAVSPAVSTFGNHDFDFGADRAAELVERSPQQWLSANVYDDSERFAGVEAATIREVDGVRVGFLGVTDPTTPSANPEATQLTFTDPVVATREATRELRADGAEYVVVCSHLGRGDERLAAACEVDVILGGHVHSERVERVAGTLLTRPGTGGEVLLEVELPTLEVTRHVVADAPLDEELTARYRQRLDEAGLDTVVACVDEPIRRTEREAFRGESRVGNFVADAYRWAAERELDDSETVVGLQNSGGIRTGPALADEVTVADLVSLVPFEEPVAVLECSGSELLDTFREAADTPGFGESDWWHAHVSGARLVYDYNDDELIEAQVGGEAIDHAARYALATTEFLLHTDAEFPTLTDAKRIATLDIQYDILAEYAREVGVAPQLEGRIVRTGL
- a CDS encoding mechanosensitive ion channel family protein translates to MDVTTVVLQTGGVTPTPTPTIQTSEGPLPRPPWLPEAIPSFAFRLFIAVAILVVAYYLSKLVRQALGRRIARRFKRPSVTRTVLRGVQVGIMLLALFTSLGIFGLGFGNLALSVGVFSAVVGVILAPIIGNLLSGIFILNEQPYEIGDMIELADTDTKGFVEDITLSYTKMFTLDNTFIVLPNGAMRDRDVVNYSAEDTRIRMTLDVGVTYESDIPTARQQMEAAARSVEGVIKGGPDIRVGSARYPASPTCYIREFGDSEVALRLRYWAKEPYKQTAVRSKVLTNVWTRFEEHDIEIPYPHSHLVFDDTSGEMQVATREMESEAPSSPGGATRREADVEAQDAVVDRENESDEDATDSQ
- a CDS encoding universal stress protein, with the translated sequence MTLVVVPVRYPLSEHSLATLRRAIEVADEHDAELTVLHVNLYQNDKRVTRTELKAAAERECGRIDRARYVVRSGFMVEDTILDEVAAEGADYVVIGRKQASRWRRMLRRLVDDPDIESFLRRELDCQVITASL
- a CDS encoding MBL fold metallo-hydrolase — protein: MAEISPEELGERLQADDDDLLVLDIRHEAEYEEWHVPDSVNVDVYDELTDDPDAAADVLEDLPEGKEVVTVCGAGIVADTATQVLEEMGYDAKTLTDGMNGWSRVHRHATVPADIDGTLVQVARAGKGCLSHVLISDGEAAVFDPSHYFEEYDGILEAYDADLVGVFDTHAHADHVSGASELADRHGVPYYLHSEDALALDATPLEDGQRVTVGHLDVEVIHTPGHSEGSVSFDVEGAALLTGDTLFHDSVGRVELGVEAGIEDSDVEGNAATLYESLQRLLDRPDDALVLPAHDPGSPEPPVTATLAEVRDRNEDLGRDREEFVRELASDIPDHPPNFERVKRTNVGQESVPENELAELELGPNNCAAE